In Fusarium oxysporum Fo47 chromosome VII, complete sequence, the following proteins share a genomic window:
- a CDS encoding cytochrome P450 family protein, translated as MNQGFAVILRPDFGVLAITTIFFIVLYVIYQRLFSPFSNIPGPWAASVSRLWLTWHAYKGDLHLVMMALHKNHGSVVRIAPSEVHVVQERLRSRVYQSAGSKFRKSSWYNVWQGRRKFDLFAEQDEKIHGAQRRLVSRPYAMTYLKDLEPFVDSALHVFIDKLHGMAGQSIDLGAWLQLFAFDVIGELTFSKRFGFLEAGQDDGSFKQIEDALVSASWIGQVPWLYWLHDYLSPVIGTWVGIASRHGTIRTLAAREVSDRLDRGSGHSDILSKLLAVHHEKPDQFDHTALVSMATSNIFAGSDTTAISIRAIFDFLLRNPSCKRRLIDEIDDLQRRGELSDPVSVTQAEKLEYLQAVMYEALRLHPAVGMALPRVVPPGGAEIDGHYMPPGSVVGVNPWVVHRNNEVFGPDVHEFRPERWLKEDTGDMHRFFFAFGSGARMCIGKNISWMEMLKLIPTLLKNFNIELVNPHVGLTQRCHWFVIQKGLQVTITPRKGTV; from the exons ATGAACCAAGGATTTGCAGTGATTTTGCGCCCCGACTTTGGCGTGCTCGCCATCACAACTATCTTTTTCATCGTCCTCTACGTCATCTACCAGAGACTCTTCTCTCCTTTTTCGAATATCCCAGGGCCTTGGGCCGCTAGTGTTTCCAGGCTGTGGTTAACATGGCATGCGTACAAGGGAGACTTGCAcctggtgatgatggctcTGCACAAGAATCACGGAAGTGTCGTCCGAATTGCACCCAGTGAAGTGCAC GTTGTTCAGGAGCGTCTCAGATCTCGCGTCTATCAAA GTGCCGGTTCCAAGTTTCGCAAGTCAAGCTGGTACAACGTATGGCAAGGTAGAAGAAAATTCGACCTTTTCGCAGAGCAAGATGAAAAGATTCATGGTGCTCAACGACGTCTTGTCAGCAGACCATATGCCATGACTTATCTGAAAGATTTGGAGCCTTTTGTCGACAGTGCGCTACATGTTTTCATTGATAAGCTCCATGGCATGGCTGGGCAATCAATCGACCTAGGTGCTTGGCTCCAGTTATTTGCTTTTG ATGTAATTGGGGAACTCACTTTCTCCAAGCGATTTGGATTTCTGGAAGCTGGACAAGACGACGGCTCGTTCAAGCAAATCGAGGATGCACTTGTGTCTGCCTCCTGGATTGGCCAGGTCCCTTGGTTGTACTGGCTTCATGACTATCTGTCTCCCGTCATCGGAACATGGGTGGGGATTGCATCACGGCATGGCACTATTCGTACCCTTGCCGCACGCGAGGTCTCTGACCGCCTCGATCGAGGATCTGGACATTCCGATATTCTCAGCAAGTTGCTGGCAGTTCACCATGAGAAGCCGGATCAATTTGACCATACAGCGCTTGTATCAATGGCAACATCCAACATCTTTGCGGGTAGCGACACTACGGCAATTTCCATTCGAGCCATATTTGACTTTCTGCTGAGAAATCCTAGTTGCAAACGACGCttgattgatgagattgatgacTTGCAAAGGCGGGGTGAGCTCAGTGACCCTGTTTCGGTCACGCAGGCGGAGAAACTGGAATATCTGCAGGCCGTCATGTATGAAGCTCTGCGGCTTCATCCTGCTGTAGGCATGGCTCTACCTCGTGTTGTGCCTCCCGGTGGTGCTGAAATTGATGGGCATTACATGCCCCCCGGG TCTGTGGTTGGGGTGAATCCCTGGGTCGTTCATCGCAATAATGAAGTTTTTGGCCCTGACGTGCACGAATTTCGACCTGAAAGATGGCTTAAAGAGGATACAGGAGACATGC ATCGctttttctttgctttcgGCTCTGGTGCAAGAATGTGTATCGGAAAAA ACATCAGTTGGATGGAAATGCTCAAG CTCATTCCGACCCTTTTGAAGAACTTCAACATAGAACTGGTTAATCCACATGTGGGCTTAACACAGAGATGCCA CTGGTTTGTCATTCAGAAAGGATTGCAGGTGACAATTACACCAAGGAAGGGAACGGTTTAG